A region of Rattus rattus isolate New Zealand chromosome 7, Rrattus_CSIRO_v1, whole genome shotgun sequence DNA encodes the following proteins:
- the Siva1 gene encoding apoptosis regulatory protein Siva: protein MPKRSCPFTDAAPLQLKVHVSPRELSHGVFAERYSREVFERTKQLLFQGAQAYKDHIWSEGCSINHLPEPLKPGLVGAPQAARGQMLIGPDGRLTRCQAQASEAGLPRAAPIACSSCVRSVDGKAVCSQCERALCGQCVYTCWGCGALACVLCGLADYADDDDGEKTLCTSCAMFEA from the exons ATGCCCAAGCGGAGCTGCCCGTTCACGGATGCTGCCCCGCTTCAACTCAAAGTCCACGTGAGCCCGAGAGAGCTGAGCCACGGTGTGTTCGCCGAGCGCTACTCGCGCGAGGTCTTCG AAAGAACCAAGCAGCTCCTTTTCCAAGGGGCCCAGGCCTATAAAGATCACATCTGGAGTGAAGGTTGTTCCATCAACCACCTGCCGGAGCCACTCAAGCCTGGTCTGGTGGGAGCCCCTCAAGCTGCAAGGGGACAGATGTTGATTGGACCTGATGGCCGACTGACACGGTGCCAAGCTCAGGCCTCGGAAGCTG GCCTTCCCAGGGCAGCACCCATTGCTTGTTCATCCTGCGTGAGATCTGTGGATGGAAAGGCGGTCTGCAGCCAGTGTGAGCGGGCCCTGTGTGGGCAGTGTGTGTACACCTGCTGGGGCTGTGGTGCCTTGGCCTGTGTGCTGTGTGGCCTGGCAGA CTATGCCGATGACGACGACGGTGAAAAGACGCTTTGCACCAGCTGCGCCATGTTTGAAGCCTGA
- the Akt1 gene encoding RAC-alpha serine/threonine-protein kinase → MNDVAIVKEGWLHKRGEYIKTWRPRYFLLKNDGTFIGYKERPQDVEQRESPLNNFSVAQCQLMKTERPRPNTFIIRCLQWTTVIERTFHVETPEEREEWTTAIQTVADGLKRQEEETMDFRSGSPSDNSGAEEMEVSLAKPKHRVTMNEFEYLKLLGKGTFGKVILVKEKATGRYYAMKILKKEVIVAKDEVAHTLTENRVLQNSRHPFLTALKYSFQTHDRLCFVMEYANGGELFFHLSRERVFSEDRARFYGAEIVSALDYLHSEKNVVYRDLKLENLMLDKDGHIKITDFGLCKEGIKDGATMKTFCGTPEYLAPEVLEDNDYGRAVDWWGLGVVMYEMMCGRLPFYNQDHEKLFELILMEEIRFPRTLGPEAKSLLSGLLKKDPTQRLGGGSEDAKEIMQHRFFANIVWQDVYEKKLSPPFKPQVTSETDTRYFDEEFTAQMITITPPDQDDSMECVDSERRPHFPQFSYSASGTA, encoded by the exons GGGAATATATTAAAACCTGGCGGCCACGCTACTTCCTCCTCAAGAATGATGGCACCTTTATTGGCTACAAGGAGCGGCCTCAGGATGTGGAGCAGCGCGAGTCCCCACTCAACAACTTCTCAGTGGCAC AATGTCAGCTGATGAAGACAGAGCGGCCGAGGCCCAACACCTTCATCATCCGCTGCCTGCAGTGGACCACGGTCATTGAGCGCACCTTCCATGTGGAAACGCCTGAGGAGCG GGAAGAGTGGACCACCGCCATTCAGACTGTGGCTGATGGACTCAAGCGGCAGGAGGAGGAGACGATGGACTTCCGGTCAGGTTCACCCAGTGACAactcaggggctgaagagatggaggTGTCCCTGGCCAAGCCCAAGCACCGTGTG ACCATGAACGAGTTTGAGTACCTGAAGCTACTGGGCAAGGGCACCTTTGGGAAGGTGATCCTGGTGAAGGAGAAGGCCACAGGTCGCTACTATGCCATGAAGATCCTCAAGAAGGAGGTCATCGTTGCCAAG GATGAGGTTGCCCACACGCTTACTGAGAACCGTGTCCTGCAGAACTCTAGGCATCCCTTCCTTACG GCCCTCAAGTACTCATTCCAGACCCACGACCGCCTCTGCTTTGTCATGGAGTACGCCAATGGGGGCGAG CTCTTCTTCCACCTGTCTCGTGAGCGCGTGTTTTCGGAGGACCGGGCCCGCTTCTATGGTGCCGAGATTGTGTCCGCCCTGGACTACTTGCACTCCGAGAAGAACGTGGTGTACCGGGACCTCAAG CTGGAGAACCTCATGCTGGACAAGGACGGGCACATCAAGATAACGGACTTCGGGCTGTGCAAGGAGGGTATCAAGGACGGCGCCACCATGAAGACGTTCTGCGGGACACCCGAGTACCTGGCCCCTGAG GTGCTGGAGGACAACGACTATGGCCGTGCAGTGGACTGGTGGGGGCTGGGCGTGGTCATGTACGAGATGATGTGCGGCCGCCTGCCCTTCTACAACCAGGACCATGAGAAGCTGTTCGAGCTCATCCTCATGGAGGAGATCCGCTTCCCACGCACGCTCGGGCCGGAGGCCAAGTCCCTGCTCTCGGGGCTGCTCAAGAAGGACCCTACACAGAG GCTCGGTGGGGGCTCCGAGGACGCCAAGGAGATCATGCAGCACCGCTTCTTTGCCAACATCGTGTGGCAGGATGTGTATGAGAAGAAG CTGAGCCCACCTTTCAAGCCCCAGGTCACCTCTGAGACCGACACCAGGTATTTCGATGAGGAGTTCACAGCTCAGATGATCACCATCACGCCGCCTGATCAAG ATGACAGCATGGAGTGTGTGGACAGCGAACGGAGGCCGCACTTTCCCCAGTTCTCCTACTCAGCCAGTGGCACAGCCTGA